GCGGCTTTAAGCGGGTAACTACCATAAACCACATTCTGTCTGTCCAGCATCATTTCCGTCAATTCAGAGTCGGACGGATTCCCTTCAAGAACCACGCAGTCAAGAATCAAATTGGACGCCCCGCCGGTCAGGCATATCTTATGACCGTAATAGGTATCACGTCGGTCTTTGCGGATTATATCCGTATGGGGTTCGAAGATAGAAAAAATTTTCTCCGATGCCGGTACGGATTCCCCTCAAATACCCGCCGACGGGTCTGACAGACAACCTGTCGGGTCAACGGTGAAAAATGTTCCAGCTGCTCTTTGGCCATGCCCCTCACTCCCCACGCCTCCAGAGTGGAAGGGCGATACGACCTGAGTGCCTTCAGGCAGCGCTCTGCATACCCAATAGTCTTTTCCGTAACCAAGAGAAGGTCCCTATACATCTTTTTTCGACCTGCTGCGTTTTTGGCGTTCATGATCGCCAGGTTCCTGCGTTTGGCGCGGCGTCGATGGTCGGAAAACGAAAACACAAGATCAGGCAACTCTGTTGTAACCGTTGTCAGCACTCTGGCCAGTACGCGGACGCAATCAACCAGCAACTCTGAATCATAGGGGCATGGATATTGGATTCCACAACCGTACAGTCAACTCTGATTTTACGCCCCTGTTCAATACCATCGTTTTCAGCATACCCAAGGAGAACCCTGTTGAGCTGCTCCCAGGTGTCGGCTGAAATAGATTTGATTCCGCGCTGCAAAGCAGATTTCTTGAATGCTCTGCCAACACCTATTCTGCAAAACCAGCTGTACACCCGAGAATCCATGAGGTGGAAGGCGAGTTCGCGGTAACTGAACCCTTCCATCTGCTTGATGATTGCGGCCCGGAGTACCTGCTCACCAGTCATACCTCTGGCACCGGTTTCGTTGCCGGCCCAACCGAGATCTTGTAACACCAAGTCGTATATGCTACTGTTGCGGTCAAGAATCTCGCTGATCTTTGCAAACTCCTTCGCCTTGGGGTGGTCAGGGGTTGCCTCTGCCAGGGGTAACTGCTGAATGCGTGCTCTTCGCATCGTTTTTGCGGCTCCGGAAAATGGTTAATCACGTAATTTTGGTATGTTACACGATTCGCCCTTACCATAAATCGCTAAAAACGTCACCCTTAAAAGGCGATTTCACCTCATTAAATCAACTGGTTAACTCCTCATGGACAGGCACTACCTAAGAAATTTTAATTTGACATTACTCTATAAATTTGCAAGAATATTTCAATAATCCCTTAATTATAAGTATATTGGAGACAATCATGCTGTGGATACAATCAAAAAAAATATATAAATCAACCCACCGAAGATGTTTGGATGGATGGTTTCTTTTCTTTACTACCTGCCTCTTATTGGTATCATTAAATGCTCATGCCGCTGTCAATGATTTCACCGGTGAATTTGCCAATGCAAATTGGACAGCAGGAGTTCAAGTATTTGGTTGCGGCTCCTCAAGTGTCACCGAAAATTCAACAAACATCACCATAGAGACAGCCAACAATTGCGCTTCAATCGGTGCCAACTATACTCACACCAATAGCGGTGGTGGTGCATCACGAGCGGGAACTGCCTCCTTTTCATATAGTGTTACTGAAACACAATCTCACTCATATACAGCACTCTACGGCATTTCCGGGGGGCAACTACAACCATCACAAACAGTGCGCCGGTATCGGGATCAGCTACTATCGCTATTCAGCCTGGTGAACAAATTAAGTTTGCTATAAGCAAGAGCAGCGGAGTTGGAGTCAGCAGCTTGAACATTTCAGGGTTTTCCTATCGTTTCGCTCCAAATAATCCAACCGGAGTCAATGCCGTGGCTGGAAACACACAGGCAACTGTGTCATGGACAGCGCCTGCCGATATTGGAGATGGCCCCATTACAAGTTACGATGTCACTGCTTCACCCGGCGGGGCAACCTGCTCAACCTCAGGCACAAGTTGCACTGTTACCGGACTCACCAATGGGACGGATTACACGTTTAACGTGACTGCTACAAATGCCTATGGGACCGGCCCGGCTTCGTCCGAATCAGCGGCCGTGACACCTAATGCCCAGTCTGAGACAACTGACAGTACTCAACCTGGGCAATCTTCAACTACAGCACCCCGTCCAACTGTATTATCAGTTAGGCCGGAGTCTGGATCATTTGCGGGTGGCACAAAAATTGTCATCACGGGAAAAGCTTTTTCCGGCGCAACTAAAGTGACAATTGGAGGTGTCGCCGCTACGAATTTCAGCGTTGCAAATTCTACAACAATCACAGCAACAACTCCTGCCAATACACCAGGTGTCAAAAATATTTCTGTTACAACCGGGTCAGGTACAGGTACTGGCACAGGTCTGTTTACTTATCTTGATTTGTCAAACCCGGCAGATGATCCAGCCAATGTCAGCCTGGTTTCTGCTCAAGCGGAACTCTCAAGACAATTCATTAAAAATTCCCTTTTGCCGGTTATGGACAGGATGGAACAGATGCACAGCAGGAAGGCAAATGCCGGATCTCCCCAACAACAATTCGAACTTAATCTGGCTGGCAGTAAATACGGACAGATCTTCAACCTGCTACCCGTGTCCACGTGGCTAAATGAAGTAACTGGTAATGTTCTCCCAAACAGCTATGCAATCTGGATACAGGGAATGGTCTCAGATGGCAGTACGGATGGATCTTCTACCAGTACCGGCCGCGACACAGACGGTTACGGGGTCACAATTGGTATTGATAAGCGTCTGGATGAAACGAAACTGGTTGGAACTTCATTATTTATCGGTCAAAATGATTCAAATATTCATGACGGTGGTTCTGGCGTTGATATGGATGCACTGAGTTTGTCATTGTACGGTTCCTATGCTCTTACTGAGTCAACCTTTCTGGATGGCGTAATTGGGATTGGACGCCAAAACTACGAATTAATACGAATAAAAAATGGCAGTATACTATCTGGAGAAAGAACTGGCAGCCAGGTATTTGGGTCGATAGCCTTGAGTAAAAATATGGAAATTCAGACGGTGATCACTTCAACGTATCTGCGAGGTGATTTTGGTTATACAGTGTTGTCTGACTACACGGAAAGCGGGTCAACATCGGCATCTGCACCCGAACTTGTTTATGATGACCTCAATGTATCTCTGGCGATCATCTCTGCAGGTTTGAAAGTGGAACGTCCCGTGGAAATCAAGACTGTTTTATTCAAACCGTATGCACGAATAGAATATGGCACTGATATTTCTTCATCTGACAGTGCATCCATGTTTTATGCCTCAGCACCAGGCACAACCTATCAAATATCGATAGATGATGATTCTTCTTCAATCGGGCGATTTGGACTTGGACTGGATCTGATTACAGACACGGGGTTTACTGTTGGTATAGACTACGAGCGACAACAATACGGCAGCTCGAATCATCTTGACACTTATCGGATTGACGGTGCGTACAAAATGTCACCTGCCACAGCTTATAATGTACAACTTTCTTCGAATTATGGGGCAAAACCGATATTGACCAATGAAATTCAGCTTACTGTAAATCCGCATCTTATGCTGTCAACCGGAAGCACATTGGACCTTGAAAGCCAATTTAACCGGGGTCTTGTCGTTTTTGTGAACTTGACATTCCAGTAGTGCACTCATGATGACGGAGACGAAACCCTGCTTTATACACCCCACCTGACCAGTATGGCTGGGCCAGAAAGCTCCGTCCAACAAAACAGAATTACCTTGCAAACACTGATAAAAAAAATCCTCACATCCCGTGTTTATGAAGCCGCAGTGGAAACACCCCTGGAAGAGGCAACCACTTTATCTTTTACCACCGGCAATCGGATTCTTTTAAAACGGGAAGATAAACAGCCGGTTTTCTCCTTTAAAATCCGCGGAGCCTATAACCGGATAGCCCATCTTACTCCTGCTGAACGAAAAAAGGGTGTCATCACCGCTTCCGCGGGAAACCACGCCCAAGGGGTGGCCTTTGGTGCCAGAAAACTCGGTATTCGAGCTCTCATTGTAATGCCCGAAACGACTCCCCGGATAAAAGTGGATGCAGTTCGAAGTTTTGGTGCCGAAGTTGTTCTCCACGGAAATAATTACTCTGAAGCGGCCGATTACATGGCGGCCCTTATGGCGCAGAAGGGAATGATTTTTATTCATCCTTTCAATGATGAACTTGTCATCGCCGGGCAGGGAACCATCGGCAATGAAATACTTCGTCAAAATCCGGGTCGACTCGACGCTGTTTTCGTCCCGATTGGCGGAGGAGGACTGATCAGTGGAATTGGCGCCTATATCAAGAACCTGCGACCGGAAATAGAATTGATTGGAGTGGAACCCATTGACAGCGACGCCATGTTTCGCTCGCTTTCAAAGGGGAGAAAAACCGCTCTTGACAATGTCGGCATTTTTGCCGATGGTGTTGCGGTTCGGGAAGTGGGAGATCTTACTTATGAACTCTGTCGGCAATACGTGGACAGAATAATCAGGGTCAGCACGGATGAACTCTGCAGCGGCATCAAAGCCGTTTACCAGGCAACACGCTCAATTGTCGAGCCTGCCGGAGCACTGGGGCTTACCGGTCTTCTGAAATATATCGGCGAAACCGGCTGCAGCGAAAAAACTCTTCTTGCCATTAATTCCGGTGCCAATATGAACTTTGAAAGACTGCGCTACGTGGCGGAACGCACTCTTGTCGGAGAAAAACAGGAAGCCCTTTTTGCCGTCACCATCCCTGAAAAACCGGGCAGCCTCAAGGCCTTCTGCCGTGATATAATTGCCAGCCGCAATATAACCGAGTTCAACTACCGCCTCTCATCGAGAAAACAGGCCCATATTTTTGTTGGTATTTCCATACAGGAGGAAGAAGAACGGACAGCTTTTGCGAACCAGCTCGACGGGGCCGGTTACAAGAATCTTGATCTGACCGACAATGACCTCGCCAAGACTCACATCCGTTACATGGTGGGCGGGCACAGTGATATCGTGGAAAATGAAAGACTGTTCAGATTCTGGTTCCCGGAAACGCCCGGAGCATTGACCCGCTTTCTGGAAACAACAAGGGGACATCACAATATTTCCCTCTTCCACTACAGGGCCCAGGGTGGCGACTTCGGCAGGGTATTGATCGGACTTGAATGTCCCGATGGTTCAGGTGACGGGCTGAACAGACGACTGGATACACTGGGCTATCGCTACCAGGAAGAAACAGACAACAGGGCGTACCGGCTGTTTCTGTAATGATCACGAATTCAAGGTTTTAAAAACCACGGTTCAAGATTACCGGTAAGAATTTCCGCACCACCGCCGGTTACCAGAATGGTATGCTCAAACTGGGCACTGAGTTCAAGATCGGCAGTGACTGCTGTCCAGTTATCGGCCCACATCCTGCAATTTGGACTTCCCCTGTTGATCATCGGCTCAATGGTAAACGTCATTCCCTCCACCATGATCTCATCGTTGGTTTCATCATAGAAATGGGCCACGTACGGGGCCATATGAAAGGTCTTGCCAATACCATGGCCGGTAAACTCCCGGACAACACTGTAACCGTGCCGAACCGCGTGTTTTTCAATAACCCTGCCGATTTCATTCAGGGGTCTGCCCGGACAGACTGCTTCAATACCTTTGACCAGGCATTCCCAGGTCACTTTTACCAGATCTGCGGCATCTTTACTCACTTCTCCCACGAAAACCGTTTCAGAACAGTCCCCATGCATTCCATCGAGATAGACTGTCACATCACAGTTGACAATATCTCCTTTCTGCAGTTCCCGGCTGTCGGGAATACCATGCACCACAACCTCATTGACTGAAGTGCAGAG
The DNA window shown above is from Desulfomarina profundi and carries:
- a CDS encoding autotransporter domain-containing protein — translated: MNISGFSYRFAPNNPTGVNAVAGNTQATVSWTAPADIGDGPITSYDVTASPGGATCSTSGTSCTVTGLTNGTDYTFNVTATNAYGTGPASSESAAVTPNAQSETTDSTQPGQSSTTAPRPTVLSVRPESGSFAGGTKIVITGKAFSGATKVTIGGVAATNFSVANSTTITATTPANTPGVKNISVTTGSGTGTGTGLFTYLDLSNPADDPANVSLVSAQAELSRQFIKNSLLPVMDRMEQMHSRKANAGSPQQQFELNLAGSKYGQIFNLLPVSTWLNEVTGNVLPNSYAIWIQGMVSDGSTDGSSTSTGRDTDGYGVTIGIDKRLDETKLVGTSLFIGQNDSNIHDGGSGVDMDALSLSLYGSYALTESTFLDGVIGIGRQNYELIRIKNGSILSGERTGSQVFGSIALSKNMEIQTVITSTYLRGDFGYTVLSDYTESGSTSASAPELVYDDLNVSLAIISAGLKVERPVEIKTVLFKPYARIEYGTDISSSDSASMFYASAPGTTYQISIDDDSSSIGRFGLGLDLITDTGFTVGIDYERQQYGSSNHLDTYRIDGAYKMSPATAYNVQLSSNYGAKPILTNEIQLTVNPHLMLSTGSTLDLESQFNRGLVVFVNLTFQ
- the ilvA gene encoding threonine ammonia-lyase, biosynthetic; the encoded protein is MQTLIKKILTSRVYEAAVETPLEEATTLSFTTGNRILLKREDKQPVFSFKIRGAYNRIAHLTPAERKKGVITASAGNHAQGVAFGARKLGIRALIVMPETTPRIKVDAVRSFGAEVVLHGNNYSEAADYMAALMAQKGMIFIHPFNDELVIAGQGTIGNEILRQNPGRLDAVFVPIGGGGLISGIGAYIKNLRPEIELIGVEPIDSDAMFRSLSKGRKTALDNVGIFADGVAVREVGDLTYELCRQYVDRIIRVSTDELCSGIKAVYQATRSIVEPAGALGLTGLLKYIGETGCSEKTLLAINSGANMNFERLRYVAERTLVGEKQEALFAVTIPEKPGSLKAFCRDIIASRNITEFNYRLSSRKQAHIFVGISIQEEEERTAFANQLDGAGYKNLDLTDNDLAKTHIRYMVGGHSDIVENERLFRFWFPETPGALTRFLETTRGHHNISLFHYRAQGGDFGRVLIGLECPDGSGDGLNRRLDTLGYRYQEETDNRAYRLFL
- the map gene encoding type I methionyl aminopeptidase; amino-acid sequence: MGVPKRNEPCWCNSGRKYKKCHLRSDQDGITSPPGQRKISRATVFAGTVSPRRSVPENILFPEYAISGIPEGQRRFCKKETEEEIAKMRRAGRAAREVLDVVLAAVRPGITTDALDEIAHMEAIARGAYPSPLNYMGFPKSLCTSVNEVVVHGIPDSRELQKGDIVNCDVTVYLDGMHGDCSETVFVGEVSKDAADLVKVTWECLVKGIEAVCPGRPLNEIGRVIEKHAVRHGYSVVREFTGHGIGKTFHMAPYVAHFYDETNDEIMVEGMTFTIEPMINRGSPNCRMWADNWTAVTADLELSAQFEHTILVTGGGAEILTGNLEPWFLKP